The DNA region CTGGAAATCGCTCATCCGTGGTCGCAAGAGTTGCCGCCCAACGCGCCAACTGTTGCGGCTTACTTCGTGGTTCACAACAACGGTAAAACGGCCGACCGACTGCTCAGTGTCGACTCGCCCATTGCAGGCGAAGCCCAGTTGCACGAGCACGTCATGCAAAACGATCTGATGAAAATGCAGCAGGTGCCGAGCGTCGACATTCCTGCCGGTGGCAACGTCACCTTTGCGCCGATGGCCTATCACGTGATGCTGGTAAACCTGAAAGACCGCAGCCTGTTGAGCGACGGCAAACACTTCCCGCTGACGATGCATTTCGAGAAGTCCGGCGAAGTGACGGTCGACGTCTCGGTGCAGAAGAAGCCGCCGGAAGGCATGCAGACACACGCCCACGCCCAGTAAGCGACTGAGCAAAAACGCCCATGCGCCCGCTTAGCGCCAGGTCATCCGCACACCGTCGTCAGCCGTTAAGCCTGACGCGCGGTAGCTGGATCAGCCTGTTCGCCATGTTGATGATCTTTATCGGCCCGCTGATTTCTCAGTCGATGCCGATGGATCAACGCGCCTCGATGTCCATGACGATGTCGATGGACATGAGCATGGACATGTCGACGATGGAGCACGCCGACCACAGCGCGCAAACCACCGCCGAACACTGCCCGCCAAAAGCCTCACATCACGCGCTCTGGGAAAAATGCGGCTATTGCAGCCTGCTGTTCAATTGCCCGGCGCTGACCGGCGGCCAATCCTTCGTCGCATTCGACACGCCAAAAGCCACTACCTTCACCACACCCTCCCCTCGCCTGGGCCACGCCCGGCAAACCTTCTTCCCCGGCGCCCGCACCCGCGCCCCACCCATCGACGCGTAAACCCTCACATCCGATCTCACACAGTCCGAAGACAGCCAAAGCTACCTGTGGGAGCGAGCTTGCTCGCGATCGCGATGGGTCATTCAACATCCATGTCGTCTGACACACCGCTTTCGCGAGCAAGCTCGCTCCCACAAGGATTGCGCAGGCTGCCGGCCGTGTCGTTTACGACTGTTCGATGGAAATTGTCATGTCCAGGTTTTCTGCTGACTCACGCTTGAGCGCTGCCCAAGCTTCTTTTGCCCCGAACGAATCCAGTATTCGTTTCAGGCACGCCACCGCCTTCCTTTGCGGTGCACTGCTGACACCGATGGTACTGGCCGATGAACACGCCGGTCACAGCGAAGAACTGAGCCCGACGGTGATCACCGCCATCGCGCCGAGTTCACCACTGACCATCGTCACCAATCCCAAGGACCCGCGCCAACCGGTGCCGGCCAGCGACGGTGGCGATTACCTGAAAACCATCCCTGGCTTCGCCCTGGTGCGCAATGGCGGCACCAACGGCGACCCGGTGCTGCGCGGCATGTTCGGTTCGCGGTTGAACATACTCACCAACGGCGGCCAGTTGCTCGGCGCCTGCCCCGGCCGAATGGACGCTCCGACCTCATACATCTCGCCGGAAACCTACGACAAACTCACCGTCATCAAAGGCCCGCAAACCGTGCTCTGGGGACCGGGGGCGTCGGCCGGGACCATCCTCTTCGACCGTGAGCCGGAAAGCTTCGGCGAACTCGGCACGCGGGTGAACGCCAGCGTGCTGGCTGGCTCCAACGGCCGTTTCGACAAAGTGGTGGATGCTGCTGCCGGCGGGCCATTGGGTTACGTGCGAGTGATCGGCAACACCGCGCATGCCGACGACTACCAGGACGGTAACAACGACACCGTGCCGTCGCGCTACGACAAATGGAACGGCGACGTTGCGGTGGGCTGGACCCCGGACGCCGACACCCTGCTGGAACTCACCGCCGGCAAGGGCGATGGCGAAGCGCGTTACGCGGGACGCGGCATGGACGGCTCGCAGTTCAAGCGCGAAAGCCTGGGCCTGCGTTTCGAGAGGTCGAACATCGGTGATGTGCTGGATAAGGTCGAGGCGCAGATCTACTACAACTACGCCGACCACGTGATGGACAACTACACCCTGCGCACGCCGTCCGGCACCGGAATGATGGCAGGTCCCATGGCCTCCAACGTCGACCGTCGAACCCTCGGCGCACGGATCAAAGCCACCTGGCGCTGGGCCGATGTGCAGTTGATCAGCGGCATCGATGCGCAGACCAGCGAACATCGCCAACGCAGCGCCATGGGCATCGACGTCTACAAGGACTTGCCGCGCAACAAGGACGCCGACTTTCACAACTACGGCGTGTTCAGCGAATTGACCTGGTACGCCGCCGACCGTGACCGGCTGATTACCGGCGCGCGCCTGGACCGCGCGTCGGCCAAGGATTTTCGGCAGACCACTGGCTCCGGGATGATGGCGCGTCCCAACCCAACCGCCGACGACACCCGTGCCGACACCCTGCCAAGCGGCTTCGTCCGTTACGAGCATGACCTGGCTGACAGTCCGACCACGCTGTATGCCGGCCTCGGTCACACCCAGCGCTTCCCGGATTACTGGGAGCTGTTTTCGCCCAAGTCCGGCCCCGCCGGCTCGGTGAATGCCTTCGATTCGATCAAGCCTGAAAAAACCACCCAGCTCGACTTCGGCCTGCAATACAAGACCGAAGACCTCGAAGCCTGG from Pseudomonas sp. ACM7 includes:
- a CDS encoding DUF2946 domain-containing protein — encoded protein: MRPLSARSSAHRRQPLSLTRGSWISLFAMLMIFIGPLISQSMPMDQRASMSMTMSMDMSMDMSTMEHADHSAQTTAEHCPPKASHHALWEKCGYCSLLFNCPALTGGQSFVAFDTPKATTFTTPSPRLGHARQTFFPGARTRAPPIDA
- a CDS encoding copper chaperone PCu(A)C, with the translated sequence MLNKLIVLAVLLLPACFANAHEYKAGELEIAHPWSQELPPNAPTVAAYFVVHNNGKTADRLLSVDSPIAGEAQLHEHVMQNDLMKMQQVPSVDIPAGGNVTFAPMAYHVMLVNLKDRSLLSDGKHFPLTMHFEKSGEVTVDVSVQKKPPEGMQTHAHAQ
- a CDS encoding TonB-dependent copper receptor, coding for MSRFSADSRLSAAQASFAPNESSIRFRHATAFLCGALLTPMVLADEHAGHSEELSPTVITAIAPSSPLTIVTNPKDPRQPVPASDGGDYLKTIPGFALVRNGGTNGDPVLRGMFGSRLNILTNGGQLLGACPGRMDAPTSYISPETYDKLTVIKGPQTVLWGPGASAGTILFDREPESFGELGTRVNASVLAGSNGRFDKVVDAAAGGPLGYVRVIGNTAHADDYQDGNNDTVPSRYDKWNGDVAVGWTPDADTLLELTAGKGDGEARYAGRGMDGSQFKRESLGLRFERSNIGDVLDKVEAQIYYNYADHVMDNYTLRTPSGTGMMAGPMASNVDRRTLGARIKATWRWADVQLISGIDAQTSEHRQRSAMGIDVYKDLPRNKDADFHNYGVFSELTWYAADRDRLITGARLDRASAKDFRQTTGSGMMARPNPTADDTRADTLPSGFVRYEHDLADSPTTLYAGLGHTQRFPDYWELFSPKSGPAGSVNAFDSIKPEKTTQLDFGLQYKTEDLEAWASGYVGQMRDYILFNYTPGMMGMTSQAQNIDARIMGGELGAAYKLTSNWKADATLAYAWGKNSSDGNALPQMPPLDARFGLTYSEDNWSAGALWRVVAAQNRIDQNKGNVVGKDFDKTSGFGVFSLNGAYRIDKHWKVSTGVDNLFGKAYAEHLNLAGNAGFGYPANDPQAIKEPGRTLWTKVDMSF